Proteins encoded together in one Bacteroides ovatus window:
- a CDS encoding DUF6528 family protein: MKKFSLFAILLGFNIALGACSDDDAAPVVKNEIFQLPEKAYVLAEQSRRAIVIRDAETHRNIWSWDPYTACVPAAQQGWFVNPSEVKPVFNRRYILMTASGGAVALIRLSDHKLMFYANCGQNPHSAEVLPDGNIVTAESKSGEINTFVVDTVKVLGAKANTVKLGNAHNVVWDKKRSYLYATATKKEGVTALFRFKYDGNRSNPKLINQTTLYTFSNESGGHDLFPVYGEEDKLWLTAASAVYKFDLTGVTDATTNDSTEPTCEKVYSIADIKSICNGPDGILMLKPTEEWWAEGLVNEKGEELFKMDEAKIYKGRWMIDNLFSYPEKHDFVLSED; encoded by the coding sequence ATGAAGAAGTTTAGTTTATTTGCAATCCTTTTAGGATTTAATATAGCTTTGGGAGCATGTTCCGATGATGATGCCGCTCCTGTAGTAAAAAATGAAATCTTTCAACTTCCGGAAAAGGCTTATGTACTGGCGGAACAATCCAGACGGGCTATTGTCATCAGAGATGCGGAGACGCACCGCAATATTTGGAGTTGGGATCCTTATACTGCCTGTGTTCCTGCTGCACAGCAGGGTTGGTTTGTCAATCCGAGTGAAGTAAAACCGGTTTTCAATAGACGCTATATCTTGATGACTGCCTCCGGCGGAGCTGTGGCTTTAATCCGTTTGTCCGATCATAAATTAATGTTCTACGCAAATTGCGGACAGAATCCCCACTCTGCGGAGGTATTGCCCGATGGAAATATCGTGACGGCAGAATCTAAATCCGGTGAAATCAATACCTTTGTGGTTGACACGGTTAAGGTATTGGGAGCAAAAGCTAATACGGTGAAGTTGGGTAATGCGCATAATGTTGTTTGGGATAAGAAAAGATCGTATCTTTATGCTACAGCTACCAAAAAAGAGGGAGTGACTGCATTATTCCGTTTTAAGTACGATGGCAACCGGAGTAATCCCAAGTTAATAAATCAGACTACCCTTTATACATTCAGCAATGAATCGGGTGGGCATGATTTGTTCCCGGTATATGGTGAAGAAGATAAATTATGGCTTACTGCTGCTTCGGCTGTCTATAAGTTTGATTTGACTGGAGTTACCGACGCTACGACTAATGACTCTACCGAACCTACTTGCGAGAAAGTTTACAGCATAGCCGATATAAAAAGCATCTGCAACGGACCGGACGGAATCCTGATGCTGAAACCGACTGAAGAGTGGTGGGCAGAAGGACTTGTAAATGAGAAGGGAGAAGAACTTTTCAAAATGGACGAAGCCAAGATTTATAAAGGCCGTTGGATGATAGACAATCTTTTCAGTTATCCGGAAAAGCATGATTTCGTGTTGAGTGAGGACTGA
- a CDS encoding glycoside hydrolase family 71/99-like protein: MRKLLLFLLVSIALPALAQNGKKVYADFHGVRYTRQHDGKLGRWEMYANTEKSSTGRKSLCYNADLIDSEGRHEIAAVAYPQVGMQSNLDPDYIEYQILSAKAAKIDGFFIEWGFKPHENDILLREMQKVAAKYDFEIGVNWCDGWLYYDWITKLYPEINTREAKTEYMAKCYQYLVDSVFTGPTAPMVKGMPVFYHFGPGAKVDEYKKVLSLAKLPQGMKQPVALRRWADWGKLENDKYIPVTRSDEMDTWKEVGEIPTAWLPARVRTRDQAHAEWDNYATQDDVIEFMKPFRDSIWHSNNPAYTIKSGFAMPGMDNRGCAGWGRGHFYYIPRNNGETYQSMWKFCMAEKDSLDMMFIASWSDYTEGHEIEPTIENGDRELRTTLKYAAEFKDEQADERGLTLPLMLFRLRKEARFLEKTKMDVSACQRSLDKAALLISQGRYPVAIGLLSQIENDVKTAKSALAVEMMRLRESDMKIQGKRKSGGYSAEETLSISLPKELVSKLQMNNYVGYLYFEYLDKGNESLFIRSSTLREPKEPFKIVSRIRTDNTGEWKSAKVELYKDNIVNGFNMPTFYLKGNVVVRNLSLGYTIYTVK, encoded by the coding sequence ATGAGGAAACTTCTTCTTTTTTTATTGGTATCTATCGCATTACCGGCCTTGGCGCAGAATGGAAAGAAAGTGTATGCCGACTTTCACGGAGTGCGCTATACCCGGCAGCATGACGGAAAGCTGGGGCGTTGGGAGATGTATGCCAATACGGAAAAATCAAGTACCGGAAGGAAGTCGCTGTGTTATAATGCCGATCTGATAGACAGCGAAGGACGGCATGAGATAGCGGCAGTGGCTTATCCCCAAGTCGGAATGCAGTCCAATCTCGATCCCGATTATATCGAATATCAGATATTGTCGGCAAAAGCGGCTAAGATAGATGGATTCTTTATCGAATGGGGATTCAAGCCTCACGAAAATGACATCTTGCTGCGTGAGATGCAGAAAGTGGCAGCAAAGTATGACTTTGAAATCGGCGTAAACTGGTGCGACGGTTGGTTGTATTATGACTGGATTACTAAACTTTATCCGGAAATCAATACCCGTGAGGCAAAGACCGAATACATGGCCAAATGTTACCAATATCTGGTGGATAGCGTCTTTACCGGTCCTACAGCTCCTATGGTGAAGGGAATGCCTGTTTTTTATCATTTCGGTCCCGGAGCGAAAGTGGATGAATATAAGAAAGTATTATCATTGGCGAAATTACCGCAAGGAATGAAGCAACCGGTTGCTTTACGCCGTTGGGCAGATTGGGGAAAACTGGAAAATGATAAATATATCCCCGTCACTCGTAGCGATGAAATGGATACCTGGAAAGAAGTGGGAGAAATACCGACTGCATGGCTTCCTGCCCGTGTCCGTACAAGAGATCAGGCACATGCCGAATGGGATAATTACGCCACTCAGGATGATGTTATCGAGTTTATGAAACCTTTCCGTGATTCAATTTGGCATAGTAACAATCCTGCTTATACCATTAAGTCGGGATTTGCCATGCCGGGAATGGATAACCGGGGATGTGCGGGCTGGGGACGTGGACACTTCTATTATATCCCACGTAACAATGGAGAAACTTATCAAAGTATGTGGAAGTTCTGTATGGCAGAGAAGGACAGCCTGGACATGATGTTTATCGCTTCGTGGAGTGACTATACCGAAGGACACGAAATAGAGCCGACCATTGAAAACGGTGACCGTGAACTACGTACGACTTTAAAGTATGCGGCGGAATTCAAAGACGAACAGGCGGACGAGCGTGGATTAACCTTACCTTTAATGCTTTTCCGGCTGCGAAAAGAAGCCCGTTTCCTGGAAAAGACGAAGATGGACGTATCCGCTTGTCAACGTTCGCTCGATAAGGCAGCATTGTTGATTAGCCAGGGACGTTATCCGGTGGCAATAGGCTTGTTGTCACAAATAGAAAATGATGTCAAGACGGCAAAATCCGCTTTGGCGGTTGAGATGATGCGTTTGCGTGAGTCGGACATGAAGATTCAGGGAAAGCGAAAATCCGGTGGTTACAGTGCCGAAGAAACCCTCTCTATTTCTTTGCCAAAAGAGCTGGTTTCCAAACTACAAATGAATAACTATGTAGGCTATCTTTATTTTGAGTATTTGGACAAAGGAAATGAATCCCTTTTTATACGTTCGTCTACGCTGCGTGAACCGAAAGAACCGTTTAAAATTGTGTCCCGGATACGTACCGACAACACGGGTGAATGGAAAAGCGCAAAAGTAGAATTGTATAAGGATAATATCGTGAATGGATTCAATATGCCTACTTTCTATTTAAAAGGAAATGTCGTAGTCCGTAATTTGTCATTGGGCTATACGATCTACACAGTCAAATAA
- a CDS encoding TIM-barrel domain-containing protein, with product MKSLNNWLLVLSVLSCFGCSSPVHEDDRGCAFVSDSIQYRVEFMSAGCVRILSFPEGDTLVTKRLVVDSEKPAFKDYKWEDTGQKLLFRTRELSVVFDKADAAFIFQETSTGKLLLKEKGDRKARNFKRSVAGGEQCLEVTQCFVPTEDEAIYGLGQYQNGIMNYRGKSVLLLQANMDIVNPFLISTNGYGVLWDNYSSTKFEDTKEGYSFTSEVGDASDYYFVYGKNMDEVVAGYRELTGDVPMFGKWVYGFWQSKERYKSFDELKAVVKEYRKRGIPLDNIVQDWEYWGDKPHWNSLTFHPANFNHPRQVIDELHQQDHVHFMLSVWPGFGPETAVYQSLDSIGALFSEPTWAGYKVFDAYNPAARDIFWQYLKKGLYDMGVDAWWMDATEPSFRDGFTQLKQEEKTKSAGNTYLGSFHRYLNTYSLEMLKDFYQRLRAESDQKRIFILTRSAFASQQHYGTAVWSGDVSASWENMHKQLVAGLNLSMSGIPYWTSDTGGFFVTERDAKYPDGLKSNDYKELYSRWFQFSAFTPIFRAHGTNVPREIWQFGEEGTLSYDNQVKYIHLRYRLLPYIYSMSHQVTANNYTMLRGLAMDFTTDTRTFDIDNAYMFGTSLLVRPVFHPQSEEKNICIYLPEHSGKYWYDFWTGEAFEGGREQMQTNILDILPLYVKAGSILPLAEVKQYAMEYPDRELELRIYGGADAAFLWYEDEGDSYRYEEGVCSKVPMQWKDSERTLTIGLREGTYPGMPEQIKMHVKLYLPEGAALDSKECVYTGREVKIKF from the coding sequence ATGAAGAGTTTAAATAATTGGTTATTAGTTTTATCTGTACTATCCTGCTTCGGATGTTCCTCTCCGGTCCATGAAGATGACAGGGGATGTGCTTTCGTATCTGACAGTATTCAATATCGGGTCGAGTTTATGTCGGCGGGGTGCGTGCGGATTCTGTCTTTTCCCGAAGGTGATACGCTGGTAACAAAAAGATTGGTGGTTGATTCGGAAAAGCCGGCTTTCAAAGATTATAAATGGGAAGATACGGGACAGAAGCTGCTCTTTCGCACCCGTGAACTTTCCGTAGTTTTTGATAAGGCAGATGCGGCTTTCATTTTTCAGGAAACATCCACAGGTAAGTTATTACTAAAAGAGAAAGGGGATAGAAAGGCACGGAACTTCAAACGTTCGGTTGCCGGAGGTGAACAATGTCTCGAAGTCACTCAATGCTTTGTTCCTACCGAGGATGAGGCCATTTACGGACTGGGACAGTATCAGAATGGAATCATGAACTACCGGGGGAAATCCGTACTTCTGTTACAGGCCAATATGGATATTGTCAATCCGTTCCTTATTTCGACCAACGGATATGGTGTCTTATGGGATAATTATTCTTCTACGAAGTTTGAAGATACGAAGGAGGGCTACTCATTTACTTCCGAAGTAGGTGATGCCTCCGACTATTATTTTGTCTATGGCAAGAATATGGACGAAGTCGTTGCCGGTTATCGGGAATTGACGGGGGACGTGCCGATGTTTGGAAAATGGGTGTATGGCTTCTGGCAGTCCAAAGAACGATATAAGTCGTTCGATGAATTGAAGGCAGTCGTTAAAGAATACCGTAAACGGGGAATTCCGTTGGATAACATTGTGCAGGACTGGGAATATTGGGGAGACAAACCTCATTGGAACAGCCTGACCTTCCATCCGGCAAACTTTAATCATCCCCGTCAAGTTATTGATGAACTGCATCAACAGGACCATGTTCATTTTATGCTTTCCGTATGGCCCGGATTCGGACCGGAAACGGCTGTCTATCAGTCTTTGGATTCTATCGGTGCATTGTTTAGTGAACCTACATGGGCAGGTTATAAGGTTTTTGATGCCTACAATCCTGCCGCGAGGGATATTTTCTGGCAATACCTCAAGAAAGGACTCTATGATATGGGTGTGGATGCTTGGTGGATGGATGCAACGGAACCATCTTTCCGGGATGGATTCACACAGTTGAAGCAGGAAGAAAAGACCAAATCAGCTGGTAATACTTATCTGGGTAGCTTCCACCGTTATCTGAACACTTATTCTTTAGAAATGCTAAAGGACTTCTATCAACGCCTGCGCGCCGAGAGCGATCAGAAGCGTATATTTATCCTAACTCGTTCCGCCTTTGCCTCGCAACAGCATTATGGTACAGCCGTATGGTCGGGTGACGTTTCGGCTTCATGGGAGAATATGCACAAACAACTGGTTGCCGGCTTAAATTTGTCTATGTCCGGTATTCCGTATTGGACTTCCGATACGGGAGGATTCTTTGTCACAGAACGGGATGCAAAATATCCCGACGGACTGAAAAGTAATGATTATAAAGAGTTATATTCCCGTTGGTTCCAGTTTAGCGCATTTACTCCTATCTTCCGTGCTCACGGTACGAATGTGCCGCGTGAAATTTGGCAATTCGGTGAAGAGGGGACATTATCTTATGATAATCAAGTGAAGTATATCCATCTGCGCTACCGTCTGTTGCCATACATTTACTCAATGTCCCATCAGGTAACCGCCAATAATTATACCATGTTGAGAGGTTTGGCAATGGATTTCACAACAGATACCCGGACATTTGATATTGATAATGCCTATATGTTCGGTACTTCCTTATTGGTGCGTCCGGTATTTCATCCGCAATCGGAAGAAAAGAACATCTGTATTTATCTGCCGGAACACAGCGGTAAATATTGGTATGACTTCTGGACCGGAGAAGCTTTTGAAGGAGGAAGAGAACAAATGCAGACAAATATCCTCGACATACTTCCGCTCTATGTGAAGGCTGGTTCTATCTTGCCTTTGGCAGAAGTGAAACAATATGCGATGGAATATCCCGATCGTGAACTGGAATTGCGTATCTATGGAGGAGCGGATGCTGCTTTTTTATGGTATGAGGATGAAGGTGATTCCTACCGCTATGAAGAGGGCGTATGTTCGAAAGTGCCGATGCAATGGAAAGATTCGGAACGGACATTGACTATTGGACTGCGTGAGGGAACTTATCCCGGTATGCCGGAACAAATAAAAATGCATGTGAAATTATATCTGCCTGAAGGTGCAGCTCTTGATAGCAAAGAGTGCGTCTACACAGGTAGAGAAGTGAAAATAAAGTTTTAA
- a CDS encoding glycoside hydrolase family 2 TIM barrel-domain containing protein, translating to MKKFLYIFILLFIVGWAQAQQRVVYTINDGWKFTKGSPFEAQLAGCDDSSWETVNIPHTWNNKDADDETPGFYRGPAWYRKQLFVDKSQEGRQAVIYFEGANQEVRFYLNGQFVGEHKGGYTRFCFDITSHLRYGQENLFTIYVNNVYNPNIPPLSADFTFFGGIYRDVYLQFMNPVHIATNDYASSGVYIRTPEVNNSAASVEITTLLTNNTLQPAEIRVENVICDADGKEVKKTHAEIKLASGETKTDISKKIKIDSPRLWDIDDPYRYMVYTRILDKKKGTLLDEVVNPLGLRWFKFDSEKGFFLNGKGRKLIGTARHQDYFQKGNALRDELHVQDVLLLKEMGGNFLRVSHYPQDPVIMEMCDKLGIVTSVEIPVVNAVTETEEFLQNSVEMAKEMVRQDFNRPSVMIWGYMNEIFLRRPYTEGKQLEDYYRFTEKVARALEATIREEDPSRYTMMAYHNMPQYYEDAHLTEIPMIQGWNLYQGWYEPDINEFQRLLDRAHKVYKGKVLMVTEYGPGVDPGLHSYQPERFDFSQEYGLVYHKHYLREMMKRPFIAGSSLWNLNDFYSESRVDAVPHVNNKGVVGLNREKKDVYWFYKTALSRRPILVIGNREWKSRGGVVNTAQKECIQSVPVFSNAEEVELFVNNKSLGKKKVEDNYALFDVPFVGGENLLEAVAVAGDSKLRDMLRIQFQLVGSQLKDEAIPFTEINVMLGSPRYFEDRTANVAWIPEQEYKPGSWGFVGGTSYRRKTGFGSMLGSDIDILGTDMNPIFQTQRVGIKSFKADVPNGEYSVYLYWAELESDKEREALVYNLGADSEQTFAGNRSFGISMNGTTVLDDFNIARDYGYARAVIKKFVVTVKDGKGLSVDFHKKEGEPILNAIRIYRNY from the coding sequence ATGAAGAAGTTTCTCTATATTTTTATTCTATTGTTTATTGTGGGATGGGCACAGGCGCAACAGCGTGTGGTATACACAATCAACGACGGATGGAAATTTACAAAAGGATCTCCGTTTGAAGCGCAGCTGGCCGGCTGTGACGACTCTTCTTGGGAGACGGTCAATATACCTCATACATGGAATAATAAAGATGCAGACGACGAAACTCCGGGATTTTATCGGGGACCGGCTTGGTACCGGAAACAATTGTTTGTAGATAAAAGCCAGGAGGGACGTCAGGCAGTGATCTATTTTGAAGGAGCCAATCAGGAAGTACGATTCTATCTGAACGGTCAGTTCGTGGGAGAACACAAAGGAGGGTATACCCGTTTCTGTTTTGACATCACTTCCCATTTGCGTTATGGACAGGAAAACCTGTTTACCATTTATGTGAACAATGTCTATAATCCGAATATTCCTCCCTTATCTGCCGATTTTACTTTCTTTGGCGGTATCTACCGGGATGTCTATCTGCAGTTTATGAATCCGGTGCACATTGCAACGAATGATTATGCTTCGTCAGGAGTTTATATCCGTACACCCGAAGTGAACAACTCCGCAGCCTCGGTAGAAATTACTACATTACTGACGAATAATACACTCCAACCTGCAGAAATCAGGGTGGAAAATGTAATCTGCGATGCGGATGGTAAGGAAGTGAAAAAGACTCATGCGGAAATAAAGCTGGCATCCGGTGAAACAAAGACAGACATCTCTAAAAAGATAAAAATAGATTCGCCCCGTTTGTGGGATATAGACGATCCTTATCGGTATATGGTATATACGCGTATTCTCGATAAGAAAAAGGGTACTTTGCTGGATGAAGTGGTGAATCCGTTAGGCTTGCGCTGGTTTAAATTTGATTCGGAAAAGGGCTTTTTCCTGAATGGCAAAGGACGTAAACTAATCGGAACTGCCCGGCATCAGGATTATTTTCAGAAAGGAAATGCCTTGCGCGACGAGTTGCATGTACAGGATGTACTACTGTTGAAAGAGATGGGAGGGAACTTCCTGCGTGTGTCACATTATCCCCAAGATCCTGTAATCATGGAAATGTGTGATAAACTGGGTATTGTGACTTCGGTTGAAATCCCCGTTGTCAATGCTGTTACGGAAACTGAAGAGTTTTTGCAGAACTCCGTTGAGATGGCTAAAGAAATGGTACGTCAGGATTTCAACCGTCCTTCTGTTATGATTTGGGGGTATATGAATGAGATTTTTCTGCGTCGCCCTTATACCGAAGGCAAGCAATTGGAAGATTACTACCGCTTTACTGAAAAAGTAGCCCGTGCCTTGGAAGCGACCATCCGCGAGGAAGATCCTTCAAGATATACCATGATGGCTTATCATAATATGCCTCAATATTACGAAGACGCCCATCTGACCGAAATCCCGATGATTCAGGGATGGAACCTGTATCAGGGCTGGTATGAACCGGATATTAATGAGTTTCAACGTTTGCTTGATCGTGCTCATAAGGTATACAAAGGAAAAGTACTGATGGTTACGGAATATGGACCGGGAGTAGATCCGGGACTTCATTCCTACCAGCCGGAACGTTTCGACTTCTCACAGGAATATGGTTTGGTGTATCATAAACATTATCTCCGTGAAATGATGAAACGTCCGTTTATAGCCGGTTCCAGTCTGTGGAATCTGAATGATTTTTATTCCGAATCCCGTGTAGATGCTGTTCCTCATGTAAACAATAAAGGCGTTGTCGGGTTAAACAGGGAGAAGAAAGATGTTTATTGGTTCTATAAGACAGCCTTGTCACGTCGTCCGATACTTGTCATTGGTAATCGGGAGTGGAAAAGCCGTGGGGGAGTGGTGAATACGGCGCAGAAAGAATGTATTCAATCCGTCCCTGTATTCTCTAATGCGGAAGAAGTAGAGCTGTTTGTGAATAACAAGAGTCTGGGAAAGAAAAAGGTGGAAGATAATTATGCTTTGTTCGATGTACCGTTCGTTGGTGGGGAGAATCTCCTGGAAGCGGTTGCTGTGGCTGGTGATAGCAAATTGCGGGATATGCTCCGGATTCAGTTCCAGTTGGTAGGCTCACAGTTGAAAGACGAAGCAATTCCATTTACGGAAATAAATGTAATGTTGGGTTCTCCGAGATATTTTGAAGACCGTACAGCAAATGTAGCATGGATTCCCGAGCAGGAGTATAAGCCCGGTAGCTGGGGATTTGTAGGCGGAACTTCTTATCGTCGTAAAACAGGATTCGGCAGTATGCTTGGTTCGGATATTGACATTCTGGGAACGGATATGAATCCAATCTTCCAGACTCAACGTGTTGGAATAAAATCTTTTAAAGCTGATGTACCGAATGGAGAATATTCCGTATATTTGTACTGGGCAGAATTGGAGTCGGACAAAGAGCGGGAAGCGTTGGTTTATAATCTGGGAGCTGACTCGGAACAGACGTTTGCCGGAAACCGTAGCTTCGGAATTTCAATGAATGGAACGACTGTTTTGGATGATTTCAACATAGCTCGTGATTACGGATATGCCCGTGCTGTTATCAAGAAATTTGTAGTAACGGTGAAGGATGGAAAAGGATTGAGTGTTGACTTTCATAAAAAAGAAGGAGAACCTATTCTGAACGCTATCCGTATTTATAGAAACTATTAA
- a CDS encoding sialate O-acetylesterase, whose translation MLRSIYLLSFLLLQSLFAFAGNVKENVPSSFDLYVCIGQSNMAGRATLTPEVMDTLQNVYLLNDKGNFEPAVNPLNRYSTVRKDLSMQRLGPAYGFAKEMARQTKRPVGLVVNARGGSSINSWLKGSKDGYYEEALSRVRIAMKQGGVLKAILWHQGEADCSNPEAYKQKLISLVKDLREDLGMPNLPVVVGQISQWNWTKREAGTVPFNQMIKKVSSFIPYSDWVSSKGLGWYKDEKDPHFNTEAQLLLGKRYAKKILKFYKHQ comes from the coding sequence ATGCTTAGGTCTATTTATTTACTGTCTTTTCTCCTCCTGCAATCTTTATTTGCTTTTGCCGGGAATGTAAAGGAGAATGTTCCGTCTTCTTTTGACTTGTATGTATGCATCGGACAATCCAACATGGCGGGGCGTGCAACATTAACTCCGGAAGTCATGGATACCCTCCAAAATGTGTATCTATTGAATGATAAGGGGAATTTTGAACCGGCAGTAAATCCTCTCAATCGTTATTCTACAGTTCGGAAAGATTTGTCAATGCAGCGTTTGGGACCGGCTTACGGCTTTGCTAAAGAGATGGCCCGACAAACGAAACGTCCTGTCGGACTGGTAGTAAATGCGCGTGGAGGCTCATCCATCAACTCCTGGCTAAAAGGGAGTAAAGACGGATATTATGAAGAAGCTCTTTCCCGGGTTCGGATTGCAATGAAGCAGGGAGGTGTTTTGAAAGCAATCCTTTGGCATCAGGGAGAAGCCGATTGTTCGAATCCGGAAGCGTATAAACAGAAACTGATTTCTTTGGTGAAAGACTTGCGGGAAGATCTGGGCATGCCGAATCTACCGGTTGTTGTAGGACAGATTTCTCAATGGAACTGGACGAAAAGAGAAGCAGGTACAGTCCCCTTTAATCAGATGATTAAAAAAGTTTCTTCATTTATTCCCTATTCCGATTGGGTATCATCGAAAGGATTGGGATGGTATAAAGATGAGAAAGACCCTCATTTTAATACGGAAGCACAACTGTTATTAGGAAAACGTTATGCGAAAAAGATACTGAAGTTTTATAAACATCAATAG
- a CDS encoding TetR/AcrR family transcriptional regulator yields MTVSKTKAKLVDVARQLFAKMGVENTTMNDIALASKKGRRTLYTYFKSKDEIYLAVVESELDILSDMMKRVAEKNISPDEKLLEMIYTRLDAVKEVVYRNGTLRAYFFRDIWRVEKVRKKFDAKEVQLFKAVLLEGQAKGVFHIDDVEMTADLIHYCVKGIEVPYIRGHIGAHLDEDTRNRYVSNIVFGALHRTEI; encoded by the coding sequence ATGACCGTATCCAAGACAAAAGCCAAATTAGTAGATGTAGCCCGTCAGCTTTTTGCGAAGATGGGAGTAGAAAACACAACTATGAATGATATCGCTCTTGCTTCTAAAAAAGGTAGACGAACGCTCTATACTTATTTTAAAAGTAAGGATGAAATTTATTTGGCTGTTGTGGAATCGGAATTGGATATTCTGTCGGATATGATGAAGCGGGTGGCCGAGAAAAATATCTCACCGGACGAGAAATTGTTGGAGATGATATATACCCGGTTGGACGCGGTAAAAGAAGTGGTCTATCGAAACGGAACATTGCGTGCTTATTTCTTCCGTGATATATGGCGGGTGGAAAAAGTTCGCAAGAAGTTTGATGCAAAGGAAGTCCAGCTCTTTAAAGCTGTTCTTCTAGAAGGACAGGCAAAAGGAGTTTTCCATATTGACGATGTGGAGATGACTGCCGACTTGATACATTATTGTGTGAAAGGAATTGAAGTTCCTTACATTCGTGGCCATATAGGTGCACATCTGGATGAAGATACGAGAAATAGATATGTGTCCAACATTGTGTTTGGCGCACTGCATAGAACAGAAATTTAA
- the fabG gene encoding 3-oxoacyl-[acyl-carrier-protein] reductase, translating to MGLLDGKTAIVTGAARGIGKAIALKFAAEGANIAFTDLVIDENAENTAKELEAMGVKAKGYASNAANFEDTAKVVEEIHKDFGRIDILVNNAGITRDGLMMRMSEQQWDMVINVNLKSAFNFIHACTPIMMRQKAGSIINMASVVGVHGNAGQANYAASKAGMIALAKSIAQELGSRGIRANAIAPGFILTDMTAALSDEVRAEWAKKIPLRRGGTPEDVANIATFLASDMSSYVSGQVIQVDGGMNM from the coding sequence ATGGGATTATTAGACGGAAAAACAGCCATTGTGACCGGTGCTGCTCGCGGTATTGGTAAGGCTATCGCTCTTAAGTTTGCTGCCGAAGGTGCAAACATCGCATTTACTGACCTTGTCATTGACGAAAATGCAGAAAATACAGCAAAGGAACTTGAAGCAATGGGCGTGAAAGCCAAAGGTTATGCTTCTAACGCTGCTAACTTTGAAGATACTGCAAAGGTCGTTGAAGAAATCCACAAGGACTTCGGACGGATCGATATATTGGTAAACAATGCCGGTATCACTCGTGACGGTTTGATGATGCGCATGAGCGAACAGCAATGGGATATGGTAATCAACGTGAACCTGAAGTCTGCATTTAACTTCATCCATGCTTGTACACCTATCATGATGCGTCAAAAAGCTGGTAGCATTATCAATATGGCCTCTGTTGTAGGTGTTCACGGAAATGCAGGACAGGCTAACTATGCTGCTTCCAAAGCAGGTATGATTGCATTGGCTAAGTCTATCGCACAAGAGTTGGGCTCTCGCGGCATCCGTGCCAACGCTATCGCTCCGGGATTCATCCTGACAGACATGACAGCTGCTCTTTCTGACGAAGTAAGAGCTGAATGGGCAAAGAAAATTCCTTTGCGTCGTGGTGGTACTCCTGAAGATGTGGCAAACATCGCTACCTTCCTGGCTTCTGATATGTCTTCTTATGTGTCAGGTCAGGTGATTCAGGTAGATGGTGGTATGAATATGTAA
- a CDS encoding RluA family pseudouridine synthase — translation MTVVYEDNHIIVVNKTASEIVQADKTGDTPLSETVKQYLKEKYQKPGNVFLGVTHRLDRPVSGLVIFAKTSKALTRLNEMFRTSEVKKTYWAVVKNAPQEPEGELVHFLVRNEKQNKSYAYDKEVPNSKKAILHYRLIGHSENYYLLEVDLKTGRHHQIRCQLAKMGCPIKGDLKYGSPRSNPDGSICLHARRVRFIHPVSKELIELEAPLPEGNLWKGFAID, via the coding sequence ATGACTGTTGTATACGAAGACAACCATATCATTGTAGTCAACAAGACCGCTTCCGAGATTGTCCAGGCAGACAAGACGGGGGATACGCCGCTTTCGGAGACTGTGAAACAGTATCTGAAAGAGAAGTATCAGAAACCCGGAAATGTTTTCCTCGGTGTGACACACCGGCTGGACCGCCCCGTAAGCGGTCTTGTTATTTTTGCCAAAACGAGTAAGGCATTAACAAGGCTCAACGAAATGTTTCGCACCAGTGAGGTGAAAAAGACTTATTGGGCGGTTGTGAAAAATGCTCCGCAAGAACCGGAAGGTGAACTGGTACATTTTCTTGTACGTAATGAAAAGCAGAACAAAAGTTATGCATACGACAAAGAAGTGCCGAACAGCAAGAAAGCGATCTTGCATTACCGGTTGATCGGTCATTCGGAGAATTACTATTTGCTCGAAGTCGATTTAAAAACCGGACGTCATCATCAGATTCGTTGTCAGCTGGCAAAAATGGGATGCCCTATCAAGGGAGATTTGAAATATGGCTCTCCACGCTCCAATCCGGATGGGAGCATTTGTCTGCATGCCCGGAGAGTACGGTTCATACATCCTGTCTCAAAAGAACTGATAGAGCTTGAAGCTCCTCTTCCCGAAGGGAATTTATGGAAAGGATTCGCCATAGATTAA